GCCCACGTAGTACTTGTAGGTGACCTTCTGGGCGGGGCTGTAGTCGTTCTTCAGGTTGGAGCTGTCGATGGCTCTGATCAGAGGCTTACACAGGTGCAGCTTATTGATCTGATGGATCAGAAACGTCTCGTGAGGACGCGACCTTCACTAACTACGGCGCGGTCTCTACGGTCCGGACCCGGAGACCAGCGGCTCACCTTGAAGTAGATCTTGAACAGCTGGTTGCTCAGAAACATCATCCCCCACTTCTTAGAGTCATCGATCCCCGCCCgactgaaaaacaccaaaacacgtCCTTCACTAAAACACACGCGGGACAGGGGACACGCGGGACAGGGGACACTCGGGACAGGGGACACTC
The genomic region above belongs to Plectropomus leopardus isolate mb unplaced genomic scaffold, YSFRI_Pleo_2.0 unplaced_scaffold16137, whole genome shotgun sequence and contains:
- the LOC121964577 gene encoding PCI domain-containing protein 2-like → MMFLSNQLFKIYFKINKLHLCKPLIRAIDSSNLKNDYSPAQKVTYKYYVGRKAMFDSDFKPGQTQYYNTTPVLLSDCCQTTTIPQQYYSSTLVSQS